A stretch of DNA from Diospyros lotus cultivar Yz01 chromosome 14, ASM1463336v1, whole genome shotgun sequence:
ATTTTTGCATAAGCTGGTGAAGGGTGCTTAAGGGTTCTTAAACCAGTAGTGTGTTCTagataattttggaattttatcaCAGCATAATGAAGCGACATACGAGTTTTACTTTGGAGAAACAGGTTCACGAATACCATCAATATCTACGTTTTACTTTGGCTGTTGGCTACCCAATGGAATCCTCCTTTATCATGGCTTTGGACTGGCTGTAATAAGAATCCAAAGACAAAAGTGTTATCGCAACATAATAACCAGATTTTTTTTGGGCTTCAGAAGTGTATGCAGATCCAAGCCACTCTTCATATAAGGCATTCCAGTTCATTTCTGGGGTGTCAACTACATTTACTCCTGGGGTATGTAAGAATTTATGCATGTATAAAACCATTACTACTTTAAAGATGTGAAGTTTGTGAATATGTGGGATCTTGTAATGCAGCAGGAGTACATTAAAATTTACTTTTCAAACCTTTTAGGCTGGTCTGAAGATTATTCAGGCATATATGGAAGGTTACCGCCAGGACTGGGAGCTTTCCTTTGAAAAGGACACCAGGACAAGAGGGGGATGGTACGTGAACCACTTAATGTATGAatttatgatgatgttattTCAGATTGTCATGGCTTTGCAAAAGTTAGATTTTGAGCttagaaaaaataatcaatatttccgagggaaaaaaaaagtgatactGTTAGTATcttgggaggggggggggggggtgttgaagATTGCATACAAATATGACCCTTGCAAAGTGGGGAGTCTTGTGTACTAGGAATGCTCTTTTTATTATAATGGTTTTGGTCTGAGTGATGCCTGGTAGCAGAATCTGAGCGTTTGACCACCAAACATCAACAATGGAAAGATTGTTTTGTCAACATGTTCGACCAAATTTTGCTTTTCCTTGAACAATGTGTCAAGTTTGCAGCTATCATGCTCTTGTTACAATAAATGGAATGTGTTCTACATATTCCCTATATTACTCATTGCTGTACTAATTGATGCACGGATTCAAAATCATGCACACACCATTTATTCATCATTTTCTTATTCCATTTGTCATTATTGTTGTTTTCATTGTCATTACAATTCCCTAACTAAACATGTACGATGCTGCATCACTGGTTATTTCCTCAGGCAACAGGGTGGAATCATTGTTGCGGGTCCTGGAAAAAGTAACATCTCATACATCCACAAGGTTAGCACCctgtttttcttattcttttgtGTTTTCCCCTCTTCTGCTTCTCTTTgaatgttttgttttctttcatgaGAGATTAATATTGCCGAGCTTGTTTATAAGCTCTAACTCAAACGGAGCAATAGCCTTAAAACATGTGCCGGTTAGTGCTAAAGTGTAATTCAAGGCTTTAGGGTTCTAACAAGTAGACTGTGTCAAAACATTACATGATGGATGATCTTTGTTTTCCCGAGCAAGTCTTAACTCTTTCCTTAGATCCTACTTAAAATGAATTATCGATTGTATCGTAGGACAAAGAAGCTGGGGATGACCCAGATATTGAGGATATCCTGAACGTGTGCTGCTTGTGAGGTGCCAAATGGAGCATATCATCGCCTCTCTGCGTAATGTTGCTTCAATGTACCATAGTCTTAACAGATAGTAAGATGCTGTTATTCTTCAGCTCTTGTACTTAGTTGTGTACATTTTCATAATTGCCAGCATATTTGCTACCTGGAAATCTCACTATTGTACTGAAAAAAAGTTGGGTTGTGAGTTATGAGAACAAGAGTAGGTTGCTTATTGAAActtactcccccccccccccccccccccccactaaAGTAGAGAACCTCGTGCACCGGGAATGTTCTTTTATATGGAAACAACAACTAGCAGGTACTTAAACCATAAgaatttttgttgcttttggatCTTGCTGTGGACCATGATGCTTCTTGATCCTCCTCTAAATAAGGCCAAAGGAGCCCATACTTATGCAATGTATGGAAAAGAGCTGAATTGTTGAAGGAGATATGAAGTTAAAGCTGCTTGCAGAGTTTGGTTGGCATTATATTGTTATTAGAATCATGTGAGAATAACAGGTTTGTAACTATAAATCgcgttacttttttttttaatagataaatattaataattaactacgggtctttaattataatatagctCAAAAATGGTTACTACGAGATTATTtgatttgtaattaaataaTGGGTAAATTGATTGTAAAATTTCTAAACTTTGGCTTTTTTGGCCTatatcctttaatttaaaatttgttcaattgatctttaaattttttaaaattaattacgaTACTTTTGAAAGGGTTAAGTTTGAAGGTATGATTGTTAGTTTTGAAAAAGTTATGACTATTaagcaaattttaaaatttaaaaggttGTTTTAGATAAATAATCGAAAGTgttgtttaaataacatttataattgaCTAATATAGTGATATTTTCAAGGTTGATATGATACGAGATTAAAAGTATTAAGTTCAAAGTTAGTGTTTAATTACTCATTATAAGattcacaaatttaaaaataaagaagataaatatgttattgtaaatattattttaaatataattttttcaaattttttatatgacTAATGTGTTAATTTCGATCAAATTAGGAAGGTTTTATAGgctaaatttgtaaatttttttttcatactttcatgtttttttggTATaaccatttgaatttttttgttgttttgattatttgaacatatattttttagttaatttaattcttatattttaattttttttatttgtataacttaaatttttcatcatttcgattatacttttgtatttatattttttagttaatttaaccATTTGTATTGTGACATAAATAGAATGTAACGcgtattttatcattttattttatattttttttatatataaaaatataagaattaaattgacttaaaatattaaagtacaAAGTTTAGATTAActtaaaaatcaagataaaaaatataataaaaataacaaaaagtttgaatgATGAtgtcaaaaatatataaaagtacaaaaataaaaatataaatttagtcaAAGTTTACACAGTGTTTCACTTTATATCTACcaaactaaaataataataataataataataatttgacaacatcgcaaattttcattaattaataatttcttgttattgaactaaaaataatttgtaaaagaaaaaatatcaagGGCTTAAACACCATGTTGTGAAAAACTCGGGTCAAAGTGAAATTAAATCAAACCGCATTAGGTCGAAAACCTAGATGAAAATGGCCGCCGTGCGGAGGATATATTCGGCATATCAAACGAATTCGTAGCTTCGCGAAACCAGGTTGATGTCACAGTGCCACACAAATGCCCATCCACTGGTGCCGTGTGCCGGGGTAGAGATTCAATCACGATCGTGCATCACGGACGCCATCGATCCCTTCATCCAGTGTCAAGATTCTTGTCAGCTAAAAACCCTAGTTGTCTGTCGATTTCAGAGAGCGGTATAGGATTTTGATGAAAATCAGAGATGCCTCCGAAGCAGCAATCGAAAGTCGATTTAGCGAAGAAGCAGAAGATCATCGAAGACAAGACATTCGGtctcaagaacaagaacaaatcTAAAAATGTCCAGAAGTACGTCCAGTCACTCAAGCAATCCGTCCAGCCCAAGACTGACCCTACCAAAGTTACCGccaaggtctctctctctctctctctctcatgcacGCAGATGGTATATGTTTCAGCTTCACGCCAATTCTTGCCTATGTTTCGTTTCCATTCCTTTACTAAATCTCTCCCAAACACGAGCTAGATGCATGTGCTTTCTTGTAAGGGCATAAAAAAAAACCCTGGTTAATGTGTTATAGAATTAACTTGAACTATGTGTCCGAGTCCGACTCTTATCTGTGCATTGGAAGCTTCATTTTTAACTTGTAAACCCAAACGGATGGCACAACCAGTTGCATGTTTATGGAAATTTGGCGGTGATCCtgttgtatttgattatgtCAAGTTAGATGAATCTTCACGTATACATTTCCCAACGCCCGTATACAAGTTCACTTGACAGAGGTTGCATAGAAGCACAGTTGGGGCATAtggtgtatattatttattatcatgttgtttttatttatgttttttttttgaagtttcactGCTAGTGAATAAACTAGCCGTCTTATTTATACTATTTCTGCACAATAATATGTGTATTTTTGTGAGGCAGTACcttcaaataattaattgacttaAATTTTGAGGTTGTCTAATAAACAGAAAAAGAAGGAGGAAGACAAGGCTAAAGACAAGGAGTTGAATGACCTGTTTAAGATTGCAGTTACTCAGCCTAAAGTGCCAGTTGGTAATTGTCTCGCTATTTTCCTAGTTTGGATTTTTAGTAGGGGAAAAAATGATTTCATCCACCTATCCGGTTAATGTACAAATGACTTGTTTCTGTTAGGTGTTGATCCAAAGTCCATATTATGTGAGTTCTATAAAGTGGGGCAATGTGCTAAGGGCTTTAAGTGCAAGTTCTCACATGACTTGAATGTTCAGAGGAAAGGCGAGAAGATTGATATTTATAGCGACAAGCGTGATCAAGGTAAATCCATGCAAATCAAACTCTGTTCATTTGCTATATGCATTTTAGCTCTGatattatatgtgtgtatgtgttaATTTTGTTGTATACAAAGAAGAAGACACGATGGAGGATTGGGATCAAGAGACATTGGAGAAGGTTATTGCATCCAAGAACGAGGAGTATAACCAGAATAAACCTACTGAGATTGTGAGTTATCCTGTCATTCTTCTTTTGGATAGTTTTTTTTAGATATGATTGATTATGAGTTTCTTTGTTTGGAACACTCTCAAATTAGTATTACATGTGATCTTTCTTACAGTACACAGTTAGGGATGCAATGTACTTGATTTTCAAGCCTGCATCTGGTAAATGATAACATCAATCTGTTTTTGTCAAATCATAGTTGCCTTAGATGAAGAGAGTccaaaacatgtttaaagaagaaaagaattggaCATTTGAATTCCAATGATTTGTGAAATTTCCACCAGTTGAGAGCTGCACAATTGTTTTGAATTCTATCAAAGGCTTTGATATGATATGAAATTTGAAAGGTGATACACTTTGCAGAAACCCTACCCTAGAAGAAAATGACTTAAAATTTGCTGAACATCAATATTGAGCATGTGATATGCAATGGTGGCATATTACTATACTAGCAAGTAGCATTCTTCTATTAAAGGGAGGAAGATAGTCAAGAAAGGATGAGTTTCGAATCCTTTACTGTCCATTTTTGAGATacagaatttaaaaataagcaGGGAGGTGGGATCACTGTAGCTCATGCCACCACACAGAATATTATCTTAGAGCCCATCTGGCAGTAgtttctttcatcttttttttatttttttttctctagaaAAGCTTGCTTTAAAAAAGATCTTAAATGTGTTTGGGAAAATGATGAAAAGACTGCCTTTTGTTAAGCTTTTTGGGCAGGTTGTTGGTATCAGCTTTCATTGTTTTTACCTTTTTTAGGCAACAGTGACTGCATTGCACTCAAAGTTAGAGGACTGTTACATATTATATAGCATTTAGtaacacataaatattaatttgacaAAGTAATggcaatatttaatttttgtcgaTTACGAAGAATTCTTGTACAGAGGCATgcttgttattttgttttttgtgtaGTGTAATTTTGGAACTCAATACAATTACTAAATCAGTACCTGCCTTGTTTTCAAGAAAAGCTCAAAAAGCTCCTAATTTCTTACTTTTTGCTCTTAATCTTTTTGAGCTCCCCTGACTTAAACTGAGTTGATCTCTATAGAATGCGTGATTACTTTTTATTTGGCGGTCTTCATGTATGTGCAGGTATGTAAATACTTTTTGGATGCAGTGGAGAAGAAGCAATATGGTTGGTTTTGGGTATGTCCAAATGGTGGTAAAGACTGTCACTACAGGCATGCTCTTCCTCCAGGATACGTGTTAAAGTCTCAGATGAAGGCTCTGTTAGAGGAAGAGTCTGAAAGGATACCTGTTgaggaagaaattgaaaatcAGGTGGAGTTGCTTTAATAATTGATATCTTAGATTGAAATTTCACGTACAGcaataagaatattattttattatttatatcacTAATGTTATATGTGGCTCCTTTGTTATATTTGGTATGTTGACATCTGCTTTGCTTTTAGCGTGCAAAAGTAACTACAACAACTCCTATGACCGCTGAGTTGTTCCtgcaatggaagaagaaaaatatggaaGAAAGGGAGGCTAGCTTGGCAGCACAAAGGGCTGAAAGGGCTAAAAATGATCGTATGAGGTACATCTCAGCTTCTCCTTTagtgtgtttgtgtgtgctCTTGTTTGTTTGTGGAGCCATATTGTTTATCAGATGCTAACAACTACATATATTTAACTTGCCATCATTTGCAGTGGTCGTGAACTCTTCTTGTCTGATTCTAGCTGGTTTGTGGATGATGTTGAGGCCTGTCAAAATTACCAAAGGGATGAAGAGTCAAATGAGCAGAAGGTAATACTTTCACCACCCATGACTTTTCAccttatcttgtttttcttaGGAGGTGCTAGCGTGGAGACTGCACAAACTTCTATCATGATTTATGCATGAGGTGTTACAAcattatatttagaatttagtGGCTTAGTTACATTTATAAGCTTGAATTCAACTCTCACATCTAGAAACCACCAGCTGTGAtgttcttgttgcatggttgaGACAGTTCCATATATGTTGGCTTTGATAAAAAGGTGGCATAACTTTGACAATCTCTTATTTGCATATGTGGGGAGTGCTGTTAGTAGTATAGTAGAAGAATTGAGATTGCGATGTCTGTACTCTGTGCTTTACATCTAGAATACTTTTCttgcaaaataattattttgttgaaCACCATACCTTCTTCTACCAGTTCCTCATTGTTTGATCCGCGAGGATCTGGCAGTGTTCTAAGGCTGATCTCTTCCGAATGGGAGAGACCACGAAGAGAACGAGAAGAATCTCGTGTGAGGGAGGGAAGAATTAGTAGAATAGGGAGAGAATTGGAGAGATAGAATGAGAGGGAAATtcagatttcattcaaaaaatattcatgTCCAACAGAATAAGGCCGGCCACTATTTATAGCCTTCCTCACGTGCTACATCTCCTGCCAAGGATAACCGCCTAAGTTCACAGCTCACTACTACCCTTATACAATTGTTTATATCATCTCCTTCTTactgttttatttattacaatataCTCCAGGTACATGACAAATACCTTCATCTTAAAAcatttcttatcctcaagaaataGTTAGGAGACTAGCAACTCTTGGAAACTGCTAAGTTAGTCTGGGAGGTGTTCCCAAGTGCTACTGTCGGCTGACATGCTAGACCACTGCACCAGCACCTACATGATTGGGGCTCCATGTTGATAAATGAGATTGCGATCCACAATGGCAGTTGGTTCTGGAGGCAATTCAACGTTAGATGTTCTTTGTGGTAGATGGGCACTGACTGGTTGGTTCTCCACCGACTTTTTCAATAGTGATACATGAAATACCGGATGGATGTGAGTTCCTTTCGGTAGTTGCAGTTTATAGGCTACATTTCCCATCTTAGCCAGAATGGGAAAGGGACCAAAGTATATGGGACTCAATTTAGAGATAGGGCCTGGGGTTAAGGCTTTGAGGTGTGGTCCTTTTAGCTTAAGGTAGACTGTCTCGCCCACCTAGAATGTTCTCTCACTCCTCCCTTTGTCCGCTATCTGTTTCATCAGATTCTGAGCCATGGctaatttcttttttagttGTTGAAGGACCTGCTGTTGTTGCTACAGGTGTTCATCCACCTCTGCCACACTGGTAGATACAGGAAGGGCTGGTAATAAAGGGGGTTGGTAGCCAAAGAGGGCCTCGAAAGGTGTCATTTTAATGGCATTGTGGTAGGAggagttataccaccactatGCAACTGAGATCCACTTATGCCAACCTTTTGGGTGCCTAAAACAAAGGCACTTGAGGTATGTTTCGAATCATTGATTTACCTTTTCGGTCTGCCCATCAGTTTGAGGGTGATAGGCAGAAGAGAGGCTTAGCTTAGCTCCTAATGATTTCATTAGCGACTGCCATAAAAGGCTGGTGAAAATCTTGTCTCGGTCTGACACTATAGTTTTCTGGACCCCGTGCACTTTCACCACCTGGTTTAAGAAAACCCGAGCTACTTCATGTGCTGTGTAAGGGTGAGTAAGGGCCAAAAAGTAAGCAAATTTGGAGAATCTGTCTACCACCACAAATATGCAGTCATTTCCTTCTGACCTTGGAAGCCTttcaatgaagtccatggaaACACTCTTCCATgctcagtgttctaaaacgcacTAGGTGCTAGTCGAGCGCTAGGCTGGAGCCTAGTGCCTAGGCGGGACTAGGCGGGGCCTAGAAAAActgctattttttaaattaaatttcatattattccaaatacacatataaattaaacaaagattatgaaatattaatgtagattattaaattatttagagtTTAGACTCTTGATTTTGTGAAACACAATTTATAGGCATTAGAAATAATAGAATCAAATAAAgacataataacaaaatacaacaattggcGGAGGAAGAACAACGCAACAAAATACAAGCAACAAATTACAACCAGTAGCAACAGCAAGCAGTTGCAACAAAAACACTCGGCGGAGGAAGAAGATCGAGAACCAGCAACGCAAGAGACAGTGGCGGCATGCGAGCACGAGAGAGGCAACTGTTGCTACTTGCTTACTGCTTATCAAAGGAGGTGCAAGGTGAGTGAGGAAGATGTGCGAGCAAGCACGAGAGAGGCGACAACGACGGTCTGCGAGCACGAGACAGTGGTGATTGCAACTTTGCAACTGCAAGAGACGGCGGCGGCGGTGAGTCTGCAATTGCAAGAGAAGGTGGCGGCGTGCGAGCACGAGAGAGGCGACGGCGACGGCGACGACAACTCTGCAACAGATTGTCGGTGGCGGTgcgcgcgagagagaaggggtaacaggtaaggggaaacaaaaccctaataaatttatactaatccGTTCATGCGgccgattaggccataatcgGCCAGGTGGTTCATgccgattaggccataatcgGCCAGGTGGTTCATGCGGCTAGGCATCTGCCTTGGCCGCCTAGGCGCTGCCTAGTACCGATTAGTCGGGCTGGCGCCTAAggtggccgatttggccataatCGCGACGGCCAATGGttgcctagcgcctaggcggccgctTAGGCCGCGTTTTAGTTCATTGCCTATGCTTACCTGGGAATGGTCAGTGGTTGTAAAAGCCCTGGATAGGCCACAGTCTCCAATTTACTTCTCTTGCACACATCACACGCAAGTACAAACTTCATCACCTTCTCTTTCAACTTAGGCCACCTAAATAGTTGCTTCACCTTGTGGTTAGTATTTTGGACTCTAGAGCGGCCACCATGAGGAGATTTGTGTAAGGCCTGCAGTATCCTCCTCTTTAGTTCCATGCTGTTTCCCACCACCAGCCTACCTTTGAATCTTATCACCCCATTCATCAGCATATATCCCATTTTACTCGCAAGAGCAATTATCAGTTGTTCCAAAAGATTCTTGGTCTGCTTGTCCCCTTCATAACTCTTAGCCACTTCTTGACACCATTCTGGAACTAGGGCTAAGATAGCAGCAATTGTCCCGTCTTCAGGGCATCTAGACAAAGCATCGGCCACAatgttttcctttcccttcttgtaTTGTATTGTGTAGTCCAAGCCCATTAGTTTAGTCATCATTTTTCTCTGCAAATGGGTGTGAAGTTTCTGTTGAAGTAGAAACTTCAAACTCTCATGATCTGTTTTTATGATAAACTGGTTTCCTtccaaataatgcctccatttttcCACCGCAAAAATAACTACTAACAATTCCTTTTCGTACACACTAAGGCCCATATGCTTTGGGGCTAGGGCCTGACTGATAAATGCCAAGGGTCTGTCTTCTTGCATGAGTACTGCTCCTATGCCCATTCCACTTGTATCGGGTAGACCGAGCACGAGAACCTCACTCATAGCTGTCTTTAATGACTCAAAAGCGGTCTCTGCCTTATGATCCCACTCAAATCCATCATTTTTTAGTAAATCTGTCAGTGGCCTATTGATGCTTCCATACCCCCTCACAAACCTCCTATAATAACCGGTCAACCCCAGAAAACCGCGCAGGGCCTTAATAGTCTTCGGTCTTGGCCAATTGGTCATGGCAACCACTTTTTTTGGATTCATACTCACTCCTCGACCCGATATGATATaccccaaatactccacctagttttgtgcaaaggcacactttGATCTCTTAATATACAGCTGATTGACCTTAAGAATTTCAAATGTAGTCCTCATTTTGTAGGTGGAGTTCAAAGGTTGGGCTATATATGAGTATGTCATCGAAgaatacaagaataaaatttCTGAGGTCTGGCTCAAATATCTGGTTCATTAGGGATTGAAAAATGGTCGGGGCATTTGTTAACCCAAAGGGAATGACAAGAAACTCATAATGGCCCTAGTGTGTGTTCTAAATGCGATTTTGGGAATGTCTATTGGGTTCATCTGGATTTGGTGGCATCTGGATCTTAGGTCCAATTTAGAGAACATAGTGGCTTGTTTAAGTTCGTCTAGTAGGTCATCGATGAgaggaatgggaaatttgttttttatggTTATCTCATTTAGTTGGTGGTAATCAATGCAAAACCGCCAagaaccatctttcttttttactagcAACACAGGTGATGCAAAAGACTTGTGGCTAGGTCTTATGAGAGATTTGTGGAGCATCTCCTTAACCAATTTTTCGATCTCAGTTTTCTGGTTAGGAGGGTAACGGTAGGCACAAATGTTAACATGTTCTGTGTGGGGTTTGAGGTTAATAGTGTGGTCAATAGCTCGGTTTGGAGGTAAAGATTGAGGCTCTAcaaataaattctcaaattcaacTAGGAGTATATTAAATAGATCAGAATGGTGTACCTCAGTGTGGAATGGGGGTGAACTACTGATGGTTAACATGAATCCTCATTCTGTAATTAgctcctcttctccttcctccgtGGCCTGAACAGAGAACAGTTGAGCCACTTGTCTCATCTTGTGTTTGAGTAGCTTTTGCAACCCTTTACCCGTAATCATCTTGCATACCCCAACCTCCTTGCTGCCTCCAAGTGtcatcttccttccttccttttcgAATGTTACCTCCATTTTATTGAAGTCAAAATAGATCGGACTAACATTtttcatccaatcaactccCAGTACTACATCACGTCCCCTTAATTTTAGTAGTCTCAAATCGGCCTCGAATCCCTCTTCCTACATATCCCAACAGAACCTTGCACATGCAGACTTGCTCATTACCTTATTCCCATTAGCCACTGTTACTGTCAATGGTTGAGTTGGAATCAGAGGGCATTTCAACCTCTTAGTCGTGCTCTCATCCaagaaactgtgggtactcccactatcaattagaATCATCAGCTTACTCTTCTCCACTTGcccttccaccttaattatcttgcTGTTGGTGAGTCCTTTAAGGGCATGTAGGGATATCTCaccattgtcttcttctttttctggtGCGAGTGTTGTTTCTTCCCCTTCTACTggatcatcttcttctccttctaacAACAAGAGTTGTTTCCTGCATTGATGTCTCATATAGTACTTATCTCCACATCAGAAACAGAGACTCGCCTGTCTCCTTTGTTCTATGGTCATCCCTCCTTGGGGGTTGGGAGCGGGTAGCGCCAAGTTCTTCATCCCCTGAGATCCCCTTCCCCATTCCCTGGTAAAGCTCCTGCTAGGCAGTGAATTCATTGGAGCTACACTCCTATTCGCCGCCCTTTGTTTCTTCACTAGT
This window harbors:
- the LOC127790531 gene encoding zinc finger CCCH domain-containing protein 11 isoform X1, giving the protein MPPKQQSKVDLAKKQKIIEDKTFGLKNKNKSKNVQKYVQSLKQSVQPKTDPTKVTAKKKKEEDKAKDKELNDLFKIAVTQPKVPVGVDPKSILCEFYKVGQCAKGFKCKFSHDLNVQRKGEKIDIYSDKRDQEEDTMEDWDQETLEKVIASKNEEYNQNKPTEIVCKYFLDAVEKKQYGWFWVCPNGGKDCHYRHALPPGYVLKSQMKALLEEESERIPVEEEIENQRAKVTTTTPMTAELFLQWKKKNMEEREASLAAQRAERAKNDRMSGRELFLSDSSWFVDDVEACQNYQRDEESNEQKDDKNSAKNEPSSSTAGDGEAPPEDDEDDNDDDEDDLDMDELNELEARLSKTSIQISEPGATT
- the LOC127790531 gene encoding zinc finger CCCH domain-containing protein 11 isoform X2 is translated as MPPKQQSKVDLAKKQKIIEDKTFGLKNKNKSKNVQKYVQSLKQSVQPKTDPTKVTAKKKKEEDKAKDKELNDLFKIAVTQPKVPVGVDPKSILCEFYKVGQCAKGFKCKFSHDLNVQRKGEKIDIYSDKRDQEDTMEDWDQETLEKVIASKNEEYNQNKPTEIVCKYFLDAVEKKQYGWFWVCPNGGKDCHYRHALPPGYVLKSQMKALLEEESERIPVEEEIENQRAKVTTTTPMTAELFLQWKKKNMEEREASLAAQRAERAKNDRMSGRELFLSDSSWFVDDVEACQNYQRDEESNEQKDDKNSAKNEPSSSTAGDGEAPPEDDEDDNDDDEDDLDMDELNELEARLSKTSIQISEPGATT